One genomic window of Pseudomonas sp. LFM046 includes the following:
- a CDS encoding FAD-binding oxidoreductase, with product MTRTEEHAASYYAATARDKQLYPSLAEDIRADVCVVGGGLTGVNTALELAQRGHSVVLLEARRIGWGASGRNGGQLIRGIGHDVSGFAKYVGEEGVRYLERAGLDSVTLVAERIRDLNIDCDLRWGFCELANTPAQFAAMAQEQEELNALGYPHQTRLVGAGQMHEVVASDCYAGGLVDMGSGHLHPLDLVKGEARAASAFGARIFEQSPVLRIEHGKSVVIHCARGRVIADNLVLGCNAHLDELEPRLTGRVLPAGSYVVATEPLPESLASELIPQNMALCDQKVGLDYYRLTADRRLLFGGACHYSGRDPKDIGAYMRPKVLKVFPQLAQVRIDYQWGGMIGITANRFPQVGRLKAHPNVFFAQGYSGHGLNVTHWSAKLLAEAIHAGQSQGLDLFSAVPHLTFPGGKLLRSPLLALGMAWYRIREILG from the coding sequence ATGACTCGCACCGAGGAACATGCGGCGTCCTACTACGCCGCAACCGCCCGAGACAAACAGCTGTATCCCTCGCTCGCGGAGGACATTCGCGCGGACGTTTGCGTCGTCGGCGGTGGCCTCACCGGCGTCAACACCGCACTGGAGCTGGCCCAGCGTGGCCACTCCGTCGTGCTGCTGGAAGCCCGGCGAATCGGTTGGGGCGCGAGCGGGCGCAACGGCGGCCAGCTGATACGCGGTATCGGCCACGATGTCAGTGGCTTCGCCAAATACGTAGGTGAAGAAGGTGTCCGCTATCTGGAGCGCGCGGGCCTCGACTCGGTGACCCTGGTCGCGGAGCGCATCCGCGACCTGAACATCGACTGCGACCTGCGCTGGGGCTTCTGCGAGCTGGCCAACACCCCTGCTCAGTTCGCCGCCATGGCTCAGGAGCAAGAGGAGCTGAATGCGCTGGGCTACCCGCATCAGACCCGGCTGGTAGGGGCCGGCCAGATGCATGAGGTCGTGGCCAGCGATTGCTACGCCGGCGGCCTGGTCGACATGGGCTCGGGTCACCTGCATCCGCTGGACCTGGTGAAAGGCGAGGCCCGGGCGGCGAGCGCGTTCGGCGCGCGGATTTTCGAGCAGAGCCCGGTCCTGCGCATCGAGCATGGGAAGTCCGTGGTCATCCACTGCGCCAGAGGCCGGGTGATCGCGGATAACCTCGTGCTCGGCTGCAATGCGCACCTGGATGAACTCGAGCCGCGGCTGACCGGCAGGGTTCTGCCGGCCGGCAGCTACGTGGTGGCCACCGAACCGCTTCCCGAGTCGCTCGCCTCGGAGCTGATACCGCAGAACATGGCGCTGTGCGACCAGAAAGTGGGGCTGGACTACTACCGCCTGACGGCCGATCGGCGCCTGCTCTTCGGCGGGGCCTGCCACTACTCGGGGCGGGACCCGAAGGACATCGGCGCCTACATGCGGCCCAAGGTGCTCAAGGTCTTTCCGCAGCTCGCGCAGGTCAGGATCGACTACCAGTGGGGCGGCATGATCGGTATCACCGCCAATCGCTTCCCGCAGGTGGGGCGACTCAAGGCGCATCCGAATGTGTTCTTTGCCCAGGGGTATTCCGGTCACGGCCTGAACGTCACGCACTGGTCAGCCAAGCTCCTGGCCGAGGCCATCCATGCCGGTCAAAGCCAGGGCCTGGACCTGTTCAGTGCGGTGCCGCATCTGACGTTCCCCGGCGGCAAGCTGCTGCGCTCCCCGCTGCTGGCGCTGGGTATGGCGTGGTATCGGATACGGGAAATACTGGGCTGA
- a CDS encoding helix-turn-helix domain-containing protein has product MVIRVVEAQEVDQQRIAIPGWEQQYTQMSAGRFSGRILHAEVEGIELYEEQMNLRVEQEFHAPSGALVFSFDMSENTLYLLDGETRNAWVTPENYREVAVVIKEAVQWGQPLDAFADLVLTPLRSDSCRSVAASLSNMLTGASSGQHPMDAPGIAQTIVSDCFSLLCEAPLGDEHRSRSSVQAKRVVQRVKEVVNDCPEENFGMTELAAKVGVSPRSLQQCFLRYAGVPPIVWLRNRRLNAARRDLLGAAESGMSVAEVAMKWSFWHLGRFSQSYHALFGEYPKTTIKQRCRP; this is encoded by the coding sequence ATGGTGATCAGGGTTGTCGAAGCACAAGAAGTAGATCAGCAGCGGATAGCCATTCCGGGTTGGGAGCAGCAGTACACGCAGATGTCTGCCGGGCGATTTTCGGGGCGGATCCTGCATGCCGAAGTCGAGGGGATCGAGCTCTATGAAGAGCAGATGAACCTCCGCGTGGAGCAGGAGTTCCATGCGCCGTCCGGCGCCCTGGTCTTCAGCTTCGACATGTCGGAGAACACGCTCTACCTGCTCGATGGCGAGACCCGCAACGCCTGGGTCACGCCGGAGAACTATCGCGAGGTGGCCGTGGTGATCAAGGAGGCGGTGCAGTGGGGCCAGCCGCTCGATGCATTCGCCGACCTGGTGCTGACACCGCTTCGGTCCGATAGCTGCAGGTCGGTCGCGGCCTCACTCAGTAACATGCTCACCGGCGCATCCAGCGGCCAGCATCCTATGGATGCCCCCGGTATCGCGCAAACCATCGTGTCCGACTGTTTCTCCCTGCTCTGCGAGGCTCCGCTCGGCGACGAGCACCGGTCGCGTTCCAGCGTCCAGGCCAAGCGTGTCGTGCAACGGGTCAAGGAAGTGGTGAACGATTGTCCCGAAGAGAACTTCGGGATGACCGAGTTGGCCGCGAAAGTAGGCGTCTCGCCGCGTAGCCTGCAGCAGTGCTTCCTGCGCTATGCCGGCGTTCCGCCCATCGTGTGGCTCAGAAACCGTCGACTGAACGCGGCTCGCCGCGATTTGCTCGGGGCCGCTGAGTCGGGCATGAGCGTGGCCGAGGTGGCCATGAAATGGTCGTTCTGGCACCTGGGCCGCTTCTCCCAGTCCTACCACGCGCTCTTCGGCGAGTACCCCAAGACGACCATCAAGCAGCGCTGCCGGCCCTAA